A stretch of the Argentina anserina chromosome 6, drPotAnse1.1, whole genome shotgun sequence genome encodes the following:
- the LOC126796718 gene encoding uncharacterized protein LOC126796718, whose amino-acid sequence MPQNLKIDEDDEDRVPAGKSWAIKMKSAEVKDLLVSLCDLYASSSGPQSSSKGKSRSGGSTLSQGMLEKYFQKLSRTDELSNPSSSKKRKANVDSESSKRTELEEVLENLPSDPARRKRILDYDPNIRDQVRRSYLLKGPCQPRNHKFPQREINGTKRKFNSSWFDDHLEWLEYSIEKDALFCLCCYLFKPEHGDQGGGDTFTAKGYNNWKNKKGLKDHVGTTSSVHNQALLNCHALMNQKQHLESVISRQVETSKQDYYTLLNASIDCVRFLLRQGLAFRGHDESESSNNKGNFLELLEFLAEHNDNVKAVAFENARGNLQLKSPAIQKDIINAASVETLNTIMFDMGDAPFSILVDEARDHAVKEQMAVVLRYVDNKGEVIERFVGIEHVKSTDARSLKLAIDELFSRNRLSISNLRGQGYDGASNMRGEFNGLKALILKENNCAFYVHCFAHQLQLALVALAKNHVAVASFFFLVSRVINLVGASCKRRDLLREQQQNELLKALQNDELQSGRGQNQETTLKRPGDTRWGSHYGTLLSIISMFSSTVKVIQMIMEDGTHDDQRGECNLLLAQMQSFNFIFCLFLMIQVLGVTNELSQALQRNDQDIVNAMDLVKASKQQLQTMREEECEWDNFLDKVYCFCNKHGVKIPNMDDLFVAQGKSQRRAEKLTVIHHYRVDIFYSVIDRQLSDLNDRFNEVNSELLICVSSLSPDDSFSAFDKQKLFRLAQFYPRDFSERDVLSLEDKLHIYINDMRSRNDFCQLKGINSLAKKLVETRKHITHASVYKLLTLALVLPVATASVKRVFSAMNIVKNPLRNRMRDQWLNDSLLVYIEKYMFNSQTVEMIIVISNDQKKLEEERKNLHVLGIAKLTIKNYEALDLFRRPDQIVGLQNRVAGVEAWTGFGTDSESVCRWKGCAWDGEEIVVECDRRGEVGGEFEEGRDSEEGDGALIAIGHDSFDHTVVGDAGIAELEGLGKSTNGQKYPCKIVSWQFT is encoded by the exons TGCTAGAGAAATACTTTCAAAAACTATCAAGAACAGATGAACTTTCAAATCCTTCATCATCGAAGAAGAGGAAGGCCAATGTTGATAGTGAAAGTTCAAAGAGAACAGAACTTGAAGAAGTGTTGGAAAATCTTCCTTCAGACCCTGCACGTCGAAAGCGTATTTTGGATTATGATCCAAATATTCGTGATCAAGTTAGACGAAGTTATCTGCTCAAGGGTCCTTGTCAACCTCGAAACCATAAGTTTCCCCAAAGAGAAATAAATGGAACTAAACGGAAGTTTAACTCTTCCTGGTTTGATGATCATTTGGAGTGGCTAGAGTACAGCATAGAGAAAGATGCTTTATTTTGTCTGTGTTGTTATCTTTTTAAACCAGAACATGGTGATCAAGGAGGCGGCGATACATTTACTGCTAAAGGTTACAACAATTGGAAGAATAAAAAAGGGCTTAAAGATCATGTTGGAACTACCAGTAGTGTTCATAATCAAGCTCTATTGAATTGCCATGCTCTAATGAATCAGAAGCAGCATCTTGAATCAGTTATTAGTCGTCAAGTGGAAACCTCTAAGCAGGACTATTATACTCTTTTGAATGCTTCAATTGATTGTGTTCGTTTCTTGTTGCGACAAGGTCTTGCTTTCCGTGGCCATGATGAATCAGAATCCTCAAACAACAAAGGAAACTTTCTAGAACTTCTAGAATTTCTTGCTGAACACAATGACAATGTGAAAGCTGTCGCCTTTGAAAATGCTCGAGGAAATCTACAGTTGAAATCACCTGCTATACAAAAAGATATCATAAATGCAGCTTCTGTTGAAACTCTTAATACAATCATGTTTGACATGGGTGATGCACCATTTTCTATTCTTGTTGATGAAGCACGAGATCATGCAGTAAAAGAGCAGATGGCAGTTGTTCTTCGATATGTAGATAATAAAGGTGAAGTAATTGAAAGGTTTGTCGGCATCGAACATGTGAAAAGTACTGATGCACGGTCCTTGAAACTTGCAATAGATGAGCTATTTTCCAGAAATAGGTTGAGCATATCAAATCTTCGAGGACAAGGCTATGATGGGGCTAGTAATATGCGAGGTGAGTTCAATGGTCTTAAGGCACttattttgaaagaaaataattgtgCATTTTATGTTCATTGTTTTGCACATCAACTTCAACTTGCTCTTGTTGCTCTAGCTAAAAACCATGTTGCAgttgcttcattttttttcttagtcAGTAGAGTGATTAACCTTGTTGGAGCATCATGTAAACGTCGTGATCTTCTTCGAGAGCAACAACAAAATGAACTGTTAAAAGCTCTTCAAAATGATGAGCTTCAAAGTGGAAGAGGACAGAATCAAGAAACTACTCTTAAACGTCCGGGTGATACACGTTGGGGGTCACATTATGGTACATTACTGAGCATTATTTCTATGTTTTCTTCCACAGTTAAGGTGATTCAAATGATTATGGAAGATGGGACACATGATGATCAAAGAGGGGAATGTAATCTGTTGCTAGCACAAATGCaatcatttaattttatattttgtttgtttttaatgATACAAGTGTTGGGTGTGACGAATGAGTTATCACAAGCATTACAAAGAAATGATCAAGATATTGTCAATGCTATGGATTTAGTTAAGGCAAGCAAGCAACAACTACAAACTATGAGGGAGGAAGAATGTGAATGGGATAATTTCCTTGACAAGGTCTACTGTTTCTGTAACAAGCATGGTGTCAAGATTCCCAATATGGATGATCTTTTTGTTGCTCAAGGGAAATCACAACGTAGGGCTGAAAAGTTGACAGTCATTCATCATTATCGAGTGGATATCTTTTATTCTGTGATCGATAGACAACTTTCAGACTTGAATGATCGTTTTAATGAGGTAAACTCTGAGCTTCTAATTTGTGTTTCAAGTTTAAGTCCAGATGATTCATTTTCTGCTTTTGACAAGCAAAAGTTATTTCGTCTTGCTCAATTTTATCCAAGAGATTTTTCTGAAAGAGATGTGTTATCACTTGAAGACAAGCTTCATATTTACATTAATGATATGCGATCCAGAAATGATTTTTGTCAACTGAAAGGAATCAATAGTCTTGCAAAAAAATTGGTGGAGACTAGAAAGCACATAACACATGCATCAGTCTACAAGCTTCTAACTTTGGCTTTAGTTCTACCAGTTGCAACAGCTTCAGTGAAAAGAGTATTCTCAGCTATGAACATTGTGAAGAATCCACTTCGTAATAGAATGAGAGATCAGTGGCTGAATGATAGTTTGCTTGTTTATATTGAGAAATATATGTTCAATAGT CAAACCGTGGAAATGATAATTGTGATATCTAATGATCAGAAGAAGCTTGAAGAAGAACGCAAAAATCTGCATGTTCTGGGCATA GCAAAACTGACGATAAAAAATTATGAGGCGCTCGATCTTTTCCGGCGACCAGATCAGATCGTAGGTCTTCAAAACAGGGTTGCCGGAGTTGAGGCCTGGACGGGTTTCGGCACAGACAGTGAGAGCGTGTGCCGGTGGAAGGGGTGCGCGTGGGATGGAGAGGAGATCGTAGTGGAATGCGACAGAAGAGGTGAGGTTGGGGGAGAGTTTGAGGAGGGAAGGGACAGTGAGGAGGGGGATGGAGCATTGATTGCGATCGGACATGATTCCTTTGATCATACGGTTGTAGGTGACGCTGGAATAGCTGAGCTCGAGGGCCTTGGCAAGTCAACTAATGGACAGAAATATCCTTGTAAAATAGTTAGTTGGCAGTTCACGTAA